In a genomic window of Gossypium arboreum isolate Shixiya-1 chromosome 9, ASM2569848v2, whole genome shotgun sequence:
- the LOC108455077 gene encoding exopolygalacturonase-like: MASMRLLAIIAILVQGLVNGDSHELPSFDPELAVAKVWEVAEGKVGPDVKVFNVVDFGAKPDGTTISTINFIRAFKAACNHNGRAMLVIPEGNFLLGSMLLSGPCTFQPPLMVQFNGNLLPQGSTSTAENADWITFINFNGLFISGKGTINGLGEKEAWKAVCDGCRRKAANLKLIKLNDVLISGITSVNAKGFHMMISVCNNFVITNVNISAPDESPNTDGIHMSKTNKVRISNSTIGTGDDCVSMIHGTTNVTVENVKCGPGHGFSIGSLGHYDAEFDVFGITVRNCSLAYTENGARIKTYRNESPSKASGIIFQDLTMDHVKNPILIDQEYATIPGSVDSKVLISDVEFSNIRGTTISKIAVVLACSQSFPCKGITLKDIHLEYTGDPDHNEDTPSVLTAPTSKLTTSASSCHRPALNSYLFMAVQQTPVYYFLLCLSQM; this comes from the exons ATGGCTTCAATGAGGCTCCTTGCAATAATTGCCATTCTGGTTCAGGGCTTAGTTAATGGTGATTCTCACGAGTTGCCTAGTTTCGATCCGGAACTAGCCGTAGCCAAAGTTTGGGAAGTTGCTGAAGGCAAGGTCGGCCCTGATGTTAAAGTTTTTAATGTGGTGGATTTCGGTGCCAAGCCCGATGGAACCACCATTAGCACTATC AATTTTATTAGGGCATTCAAAGCAGCTTGCAATCACAATGGCCGTGCAATGCTGGTGATCCCTGAGGGAAATTTCTTATTAGGATCGATGTTATTGTCCGGACCTTGCACTTTTCAACCTCCGCTGATGGTTCAATTCAACGGAAACCTTTTGCCGCAAGGTTCAACGTCCACGGCCGAAAATGCAGACTGGATCACATTCATAAACTTTAATGGCTTGTTCATAAGTGGAAAAGGTACCATCAATGGCCTAGGCGAGAAGGAGGCATGGAAGGCTGTATGCGATGGTTGCCGTCGAAAGGCTGCT AATTTGAAGTTAATCAAGTTGAACGACGTGCTCATTAGTGGCATTACCTCCGTCAACGCTAAAGGGTTCCATATGATGATCAGCGTTTGCAACAACTTCGTGATCACCAACGTTAATATATCGGCTCCGGATGAAAGCCCCAACACGGACGGTATTCACATGAGCAAAACAAATAAGGTCAGAATAAGCAACAGTACCATCGGCACTGGCGACGATTGTGTCTCAATGATCCATGGAACCACCAACGTCACCGTTGAGAACGTCAAATGTGGCCCCGGACACGGATTCAG TATTGGTAGTCTTGGACACTACGATGCTGAGTTCGATGTTTTTGGGATCACCGTGAGGAATTGCTCACTAGCCTACACAGAAAATGGTGCAAGAATCAAAACATACAGAAATGAAAGTCCATCTAAAGCTTCGGGCATTATTTTCCAAGATCTCACTATGGACCATGTTAAGAACCCTATTCTCATCGATCAAGAATATGCAACGATTCCAGGCAGTGTG GACTCAAAAGTGCTCATCTCCGACGTTGAATTCTCAAACATCAGAGGAACAACAATAAGCAAAATTGCTGTAGTCCTAGCTTGCAGCCAATCATTTCCATGCAAAGGCATTACCCTCAAGGACATTCACTTAGAGTATACCGGTGATCCTGATCATAATGAAGACACTCCTTCAGTTCTAACTGCACCAACGTCAAAGTTAACTACATCGGCGAGCAGCTGCCACCGCCCTGCGCTTAACTCTTATCTCTTCATGGCGGTCCAACAAACTCcggtttattattttttattgtgtCTGAGCCAAATGTAA